ACTGCCTGCAGCTGCACTTCCTTCATGGCGAACACATCGCACCCAGGCTGCTGGCCATCCAGCATGCGCAACTCCAGCCGCGCGACCTGGAGGAGCTGCGCCGGTCATCGCTGCCGATCGTGGAGATTGCCCTTGCCGGTGACGGGCGGCACGGTACCGCCGGCAAGCGCCATGTGGACGGCGGAGCTGCCCAGCGGCTCAGGCTCACAGGCGTGCAGGAATCCGAAGCCGAGGGCTTACGCCGGCTGGAATTGCGTGCCGCGGATCCCGTCTCAGGCGTCATCGCCACCGTCCACTACGAACTCGGCACCGGTTCGTCCGTACTGCGGTGCTGGACCGAACTGCAGGCCGGAAGTTCCGCCGTCGGCGTTGAATACGTCTCCTCCCTCACTCTGTCCGGACTCGGCCACGGCCAGGACTGGGAAGAGCAGCTGGGTCTCTGGCAGGCTGCCAACCCCTGGTCGGGCGAGTTCCGCTGGGGGCGGGCCACCCTCGCGGAACGGGGTCTTTACAACGTGGGGATGGTCGAATACGGACAGGTTGGCTCCAAGAATCGGATCGCCTCGACATCAACCGGCGCCTGGTCCACTGCCGAACAACTGCCCATGGGCATCCTTGAGGACCTGGCTACCGGGAGCATGCTGGCCTGGCAGCTGGAGCACAACGGTGCCTGGCACTACGAACTCGGCGACCGGTACGATGACCTCTACCTCACGGTCTCCGGCCCCACAGCTGCCGAGCATCAGTGGTCGGTGACGCTGGAATCCGGCGAAACATTCACCACCGTGCCCGCAGCCGTGGCCGTTGTCCCGAGCGGCGGCTTCGACGCCGTCGCCGCCGAGCTGACCGCCTACCGCCGCAGCATCCGGCGGCCGCATCCCGACAATGTGGAACTTCACGTCATTTACAACGACTTCCTCAACTGCCTCATGTCGGACCCCACAACCGAAAAGGAACTGCCGCTGATCGCGGCGGCAGCCGCGCTGGGAGTGGAAGTCTTCTGCATCGACGCCGGGTGGTACGACGACGAGAACGGCGGCTGGTGGGATTCGGTGGGGGAGTGGGAGCCCTCCATTAACCGCTTCCCCGACGGCGGCCTGGCCGGCCTGATCGGGAAGATCCGTGACGCCGGCATGAAGCCTGGCCTGTGGCTCGAGCCGGAAGTGGTGGGGGCGCGGAGCCGCCTTGCCGGGCTTCTTCCCGCTGAGGCCTTCTTCAGCCGCGGCGGAGAACGCATCAAGGAGTGGGGCCGCTACCAGCTGGACCTGCGCCACCCCGCGGCCCGCGCCCACCTGGACGGGGTGGTGGACCGGCTGATGGCCGATTTTGACCTGGCCTACCTCAAGCTGGACTACAACATCGATATCGGCGCCGGCACGGACCTGAACGGTGCGGCCGGGGCCGGGCTGCTGGACCACAACCGTGCGTTCCTGGAATGGGTGACCGACGTGATGGACAGGCATCCCGGCCTGACGGTCGAAGGCTGCGCGGCAGGCGGATCCCGCACCGACGGCGCCTCTGGTGCAGTGTTCCCGGTCCAGTCGCTAACCGACCAGCAGGACTTCGCCAAGACGCCACCTATCTCGGCGGCGGCGCCGCTTGCCATCACGCCCGAACAGTCCGGCGTCTGGGCCTCCGTGGAAGGGCCCATGGGCGATGAACAGTTGGCCTTTTCGATGATCAGCGC
Above is a window of Arthrobacter pascens DNA encoding:
- a CDS encoding alpha-galactosidase, with translation MTLAHISPELEDKPPTLEVAAGGEVLSWGNDCLQLHFLHGEHIAPRLLAIQHAQLQPRDLEELRRSSLPIVEIALAGDGRHGTAGKRHVDGGAAQRLRLTGVQESEAEGLRRLELRAADPVSGVIATVHYELGTGSSVLRCWTELQAGSSAVGVEYVSSLTLSGLGHGQDWEEQLGLWQAANPWSGEFRWGRATLAERGLYNVGMVEYGQVGSKNRIASTSTGAWSTAEQLPMGILEDLATGSMLAWQLEHNGAWHYELGDRYDDLYLTVSGPTAAEHQWSVTLESGETFTTVPAAVAVVPSGGFDAVAAELTAYRRSIRRPHPDNVELHVIYNDFLNCLMSDPTTEKELPLIAAAAALGVEVFCIDAGWYDDENGGWWDSVGEWEPSINRFPDGGLAGLIGKIRDAGMKPGLWLEPEVVGARSRLAGLLPAEAFFSRGGERIKEWGRYQLDLRHPAARAHLDGVVDRLMADFDLAYLKLDYNIDIGAGTDLNGAAGAGLLDHNRAFLEWVTDVMDRHPGLTVEGCAAGGSRTDGASGAVFPVQSLTDQQDFAKTPPISAAAPLAITPEQSGVWASVEGPMGDEQLAFSMISALLSRVHLAGRIDTLGPAQLEVVRAGVEAYKLLRAGIPTSLPTFPLGLPGWRDQWIAQGARLGERMLAIAVHRRGGGTEQSIELPAWLGQHPAATVAYPAWGGTDVVVVPGSQGPAALHITLEEENSARLILIQA